In Eucalyptus grandis isolate ANBG69807.140 chromosome 4, ASM1654582v1, whole genome shotgun sequence, the following proteins share a genomic window:
- the LOC104430815 gene encoding 14 kDa proline-rich protein DC2.15-like, with product MASKNYPSLALVLSLNIIFASLATAWTPKPTPTAAASCPENALKLGVCLDLLGSLLNVTVGTPPKEPCCSLIQGLVDLEAAVCLCTAIRANVLGLHLDVPLSLSLLLNVCSKKVPPGFQCA from the coding sequence ATGGCTTCCAAGAACTACCCATCACTCgctctcgttctctctctcaacatcaTCTTCGCCTCGTTGGCCACTGCATGGACACCGAAGCCGACCCCAACCGCTGCTGCTTCTTGCCCCGAAAACGCCCTCAAACTAGGCGTCTGCCTCGACTTATTGGGTAGCTTGCTCAATGTCACCGTCGGAACGCCTCCGAAAGAGCCATGCTGCTCTCTCATCCAGGGCCTCGTAGACCTGGAAGCCGCGGTGTGCCTATGCACGGCCATCAGAGCAAATGTTTTGGGCCTTCACCTTGATGTTCCGCTCTCTCTCAGCTTGCTCCTCAATGTTTGTTCCAAGAAGGTCCCTCCTGGTTTCCAATGTGCTTAA
- the LOC104441895 gene encoding 14 kDa proline-rich protein DC2.15 encodes MASRTLATTALLLSLNLLFFTMVSSTSCPPPPAKHHPKHPPTPAKATCPRDTIKLGVCANVLKNLLHLVVGTPPKTPCCSLINGLADLEAAVCLCTAIKANVLGLNLNVPVSLSLLLNYCGKKVPSGFQCA; translated from the coding sequence aTGGCATCAAGGACTCTTGCCACGAccgccctcctcctctccctcaaCCTCCTTTTCTTCACCATGGTGAGCTCCACCTCCTGCCCCCCACCGCCGGCCAAGCACCACCCCAAACACCCGCCCACGCCGGCGAAGGCCACGTGCCCCAGGGACACCATCAAGCTTGGGGTGTGCGCCAACGTGTTGAAGAACCTGCTGCACCTCGTGGTGGGCACCCCGCCAAAGACCCCTTGTTGCAGCCTCATCAATGGCTTGGCCGATCTCGAAGCCGCGGTTTGCCTCTGCACTGCCATCAAAGCCAACGTGCTTGGCCTCAACTTGAATGTCCCGGTCTCGCTCAGCTTGCTCTTGAACTACTGTGGCAAGAAGGTCCCTTCTGGGTTCCAATGTGCCTGA